The following are from one region of the Chromobacterium phragmitis genome:
- a CDS encoding RHS repeat-associated core domain-containing protein, whose product MTTAALARPVAVIPATPQAAAQALQQTGQDFDKWLRSISDGHLSVESLKTIASAVPVVGNLISIGDVIVDIVDMSNKSRANQEVDVFDWLFLGVDLIGVIPAAGGLFKMGARPTLKLCATSLRRAGKDWAKGEIEAGLAAKLVTMLPASYRNSPAEWVKYVDGKIQNELKVCGAKGATIIAGMGELLTSLGTGKFGAYVQKNVKHAPVRYNLNKTNDQGFWGTVSAHLHSLNQAAADAGTEAAAGMTVAAAKQIDSILKGTVSARLMQRLGAAMAKWAGMLVDMLMKMYSSHLKPLLDKLLKAFLNHLPKKAAAVATKAVNTAKKKVEQTVKEVAAKLKQLAKPGPKCACASTQASIGYAFGDESLQHTDFSLPGVLPIVWTRQYRSNFGGNDQKGEFGARWSLAYAARFDIEGGQLKFHDDSGRTLDYPLLPEGESHKDGIEGFTLTRLSDTLLSQTFGHDLIQLYERHGDSFRLALIKDRAGNSIAMNFRDGRLSQLVSSAGYAVDLNHDAIGRVTRVTLQNLETGLPQRTLAEYRYSDIPQLGGDAGDLLAATDENGESWSYQYQHHLITRYTDRTGRGITLEWDGTHLDARAIREYADDGSLDVRLAWDENIDLTYVTDAYGRTTEYYFDEKGYNYRIVYPDHKEEWFEFDDDKKLLSHIRPDGTQDSYDYDANGNLIWHERADGSEVHFTYDEQDNLIEIIDPMGEKWLRAYDDKGQLIEETDPLGHKTKYAYNEQGLPVAITDAKGGAKKIAYRPDGLLESYTDCSGSATQWQYDERGRPLLIIDAMGNATRYQYAANGTLQAIVQPDGQATQLEHDAEARLLKITDPLGRGTHYEYDKAGRLQKRTDANGHSLGYQYDKLGRLTALRNENHRYYRFDYDDGGRLTAETGFDGSATRYVYDNAGRLAQQVEGDIATDYRYDRAGRLIERSAPNSKESFGYDPAGRLFQAKNRYASLRWVYDAVGNVSEEHHGYHVAGVKETYRWQHEYDKLGNRIATVRPDGHRVDVLNYGSGHVHGLLFGQRDIFNLERDKLHRETQRVLGNALQQTLAYDKAGRLSSQRLMGATQWSRQYQYDAAGQLTGIADNRSGQLNYRYDPVGRLLEAATPKGVESFRFDPAGNLLDNAPTSDGHQSDSLLGNLLSQYAGRHYRYDSRGNLVEKRVNGSLTQLEWDSHNRLSRLTAPDGQRTDYHYDPLGRRIAKISQGQATLYGWDGDVLAFETRDEAAVHYLFEPDSFVPLAQVHTDAIRGVKVPAWSQHNPYDPDKDPLRQAGPEPQEPKAVYYYHTDHLGTPQALTDEHGALALEMDYQAWGQAREVIADAASKAGIRNPFRFQGQYHDDESGLHYNRYRYYDPEIGRFISRDPIGLMGGINTHNYAPNSIQWVDPLGLWAAGAKYKYKYGPNGEIRSATAKIRPEDLNTGTKTSTSSRAFARSLGCPHDDAGHAIANRLGGSGGDDGVFPQTLGINRGQYRTHEAQIAEKVKAGDNVIVRVVPQYDKGSTRPHSVLYQTRINGKTTTRVFDNPLKCCCGEKK is encoded by the coding sequence ATGACGACCGCAGCCCTCGCACGCCCCGTAGCCGTTATTCCCGCCACGCCTCAAGCCGCAGCCCAGGCGCTGCAGCAAACCGGCCAAGACTTCGATAAATGGCTGCGCAGCATCAGCGACGGCCATCTGTCGGTGGAGAGCCTGAAAACCATCGCGTCCGCAGTGCCGGTGGTGGGCAACCTGATTTCCATCGGCGACGTCATCGTCGACATCGTCGACATGTCCAACAAGTCCCGCGCCAATCAGGAGGTCGATGTCTTCGACTGGCTGTTCCTGGGCGTGGACCTGATCGGCGTGATCCCCGCGGCCGGCGGCCTGTTCAAGATGGGCGCGCGGCCCACGCTTAAGTTGTGCGCCACCAGCCTGCGCCGCGCCGGCAAAGACTGGGCCAAGGGCGAGATCGAAGCGGGCCTGGCGGCCAAGCTGGTGACCATGCTGCCGGCCAGTTACCGCAACTCGCCGGCGGAATGGGTAAAGTATGTAGACGGCAAGATCCAGAACGAGCTGAAAGTCTGCGGCGCCAAAGGCGCCACCATCATCGCCGGCATGGGCGAACTGCTGACCAGCCTGGGCACCGGCAAGTTCGGCGCCTATGTGCAAAAGAACGTCAAGCATGCGCCCGTCCGGTACAACCTCAATAAAACCAATGACCAAGGTTTTTGGGGCACGGTCAGCGCCCACCTGCATTCGCTGAACCAGGCCGCTGCCGATGCCGGCACCGAAGCGGCCGCCGGCATGACGGTGGCCGCCGCCAAGCAGATCGACTCCATCCTGAAAGGCACAGTTTCCGCGCGCCTGATGCAACGCCTGGGTGCGGCCATGGCCAAATGGGCGGGCATGCTGGTGGACATGCTGATGAAGATGTACAGCAGCCACCTGAAGCCGTTGCTGGACAAGCTGTTGAAAGCCTTCCTCAATCACCTGCCGAAAAAAGCGGCGGCGGTGGCGACCAAGGCGGTGAATACCGCCAAGAAAAAGGTCGAACAGACCGTGAAGGAAGTTGCCGCCAAGCTAAAGCAGCTCGCCAAGCCTGGGCCCAAATGTGCTTGCGCTAGCACCCAGGCCTCCATCGGATACGCTTTTGGCGACGAGTCGCTACAACACACCGACTTCAGCCTTCCGGGTGTTCTTCCTATTGTTTGGACACGGCAATATCGTTCCAACTTTGGCGGCAACGATCAAAAAGGCGAGTTCGGCGCGCGCTGGAGTCTTGCCTATGCCGCCCGCTTCGATATTGAAGGCGGGCAGCTGAAATTCCACGACGACAGCGGCCGCACGCTGGACTATCCGCTGCTGCCGGAAGGCGAGTCGCACAAGGACGGCATCGAGGGCTTTACGCTCACCCGCCTATCCGACACCCTGCTGTCGCAGACCTTTGGCCATGACTTGATCCAGCTGTACGAGCGCCACGGCGACAGCTTCCGACTGGCGCTGATCAAGGACCGCGCCGGCAACAGCATTGCGATGAACTTCCGCGATGGCCGCCTCAGCCAGCTGGTCAGCAGCGCCGGCTACGCAGTGGACCTGAATCACGACGCCATTGGCCGCGTCACCCGCGTTACCCTGCAGAATCTGGAAACCGGCCTGCCGCAACGCACGCTGGCCGAATACCGTTACAGCGATATCCCGCAGCTGGGCGGCGATGCCGGCGACCTGCTGGCCGCCACCGATGAAAACGGCGAAAGCTGGAGCTACCAGTACCAGCATCACCTGATCACCCGCTACACCGACCGCACCGGCCGCGGCATCACGCTGGAATGGGATGGCACGCATCTGGACGCCCGCGCCATTCGCGAATACGCCGACGACGGCAGCCTGGACGTGCGCCTGGCCTGGGACGAGAACATCGATCTCACCTATGTCACCGATGCCTATGGCCGCACCACCGAATACTATTTCGACGAAAAAGGCTACAACTACCGCATCGTCTATCCGGACCACAAAGAAGAGTGGTTTGAATTCGATGACGACAAGAAGCTGCTCAGCCATATTCGCCCGGACGGCACGCAAGACAGCTATGACTACGACGCCAACGGCAACCTGATCTGGCACGAACGCGCCGACGGCAGCGAAGTGCACTTCACCTACGACGAGCAGGACAATCTAATCGAAATCATTGACCCGATGGGCGAGAAATGGCTGCGCGCCTACGACGACAAGGGCCAGCTGATAGAGGAAACCGACCCGCTCGGCCACAAGACCAAGTACGCGTACAACGAGCAAGGCCTGCCGGTAGCCATCACCGACGCCAAGGGCGGCGCCAAGAAGATAGCCTACCGCCCGGACGGCCTGCTGGAGAGCTATACCGACTGCTCCGGCAGCGCCACCCAGTGGCAGTACGACGAACGCGGCCGCCCGCTGCTGATCATCGATGCGATGGGCAACGCCACCCGCTATCAGTACGCCGCCAACGGCACGCTGCAAGCCATCGTCCAGCCGGACGGACAGGCCACCCAGCTGGAACACGACGCCGAAGCCCGCCTGCTGAAAATCACCGACCCGCTGGGCCGCGGCACCCATTACGAATACGACAAGGCCGGCCGGCTGCAAAAGCGCACCGACGCCAACGGCCACAGCCTGGGCTACCAGTACGACAAGCTAGGCCGCCTCACCGCGCTGCGCAACGAGAACCACCGCTACTACCGCTTCGACTACGACGACGGCGGCCGCCTGACGGCCGAAACCGGCTTCGACGGCAGCGCCACCCGCTATGTCTACGACAACGCCGGCCGCCTGGCGCAGCAGGTGGAAGGCGACATCGCCACCGATTACCGCTACGACCGCGCCGGCCGCCTGATCGAGCGCAGCGCGCCGAACAGCAAGGAAAGCTTCGGCTACGACCCGGCCGGCCGACTGTTCCAGGCCAAGAACCGCTACGCCAGCCTGCGCTGGGTGTACGACGCCGTCGGCAACGTTTCAGAGGAACACCACGGCTACCACGTCGCCGGCGTCAAGGAAACCTACCGCTGGCAGCATGAGTACGACAAGCTGGGCAACCGCATCGCCACCGTCCGTCCGGATGGCCACCGCGTGGACGTGCTCAACTACGGCAGTGGCCACGTGCACGGCCTGCTGTTCGGCCAGCGCGACATCTTCAACCTGGAACGCGACAAGCTGCACCGCGAAACCCAGCGCGTGCTGGGCAATGCGTTGCAGCAGACTCTGGCCTACGACAAGGCCGGCCGCCTATCCAGCCAGCGGCTGATGGGCGCCACCCAGTGGAGCCGACAGTACCAGTACGACGCCGCCGGCCAGCTGACCGGCATCGCCGACAATCGCAGCGGCCAACTGAATTACCGCTATGACCCGGTGGGCCGTCTGCTGGAGGCCGCCACCCCCAAGGGTGTGGAAAGCTTCCGCTTCGACCCCGCCGGCAACCTGCTGGACAACGCCCCGACCTCCGACGGCCATCAGAGCGACAGCCTGCTCGGCAACCTGCTCAGCCAGTACGCCGGCCGCCACTACCGCTACGACAGCCGCGGCAATCTGGTAGAGAAACGCGTAAACGGCAGCCTCACCCAGCTGGAATGGGACAGCCACAACCGCCTGTCCCGCCTCACCGCGCCGGACGGCCAGCGCACCGACTACCATTACGACCCGCTGGGCCGCCGCATCGCCAAGATCAGCCAGGGCCAGGCCACGCTGTACGGCTGGGACGGCGACGTGCTGGCCTTCGAAACCCGCGACGAGGCAGCGGTGCACTACCTGTTCGAGCCGGACAGCTTCGTGCCGCTGGCCCAGGTGCACACCGACGCCATCCGCGGCGTCAAGGTACCGGCCTGGAGCCAGCACAATCCCTACGACCCGGACAAGGACCCGCTGCGTCAGGCCGGACCTGAGCCGCAAGAACCGAAGGCGGTGTACTACTACCACACCGACCACCTGGGCACGCCGCAGGCGCTGACCGACGAGCATGGCGCGCTGGCGCTGGAAATGGACTACCAAGCCTGGGGCCAGGCGCGCGAAGTCATCGCCGACGCCGCCTCAAAAGCCGGCATCCGCAACCCCTTCCGCTTTCAGGGGCAGTATCATGACGACGAGTCCGGGCTGCACTACAACCGTTATCGTTACTACGATCCGGAGATCGGGCGGTTTATTTCGCGGGATCCGATTGGGTTGATGGGTGGGATAAATACACATAACTATGCACCTAACTCAATACAATGGGTTGATCCCCTAGGTCTGTGGGCAGCAGGTGCCAAGTACAAGTATAAATATGGCCCCAACGGTGAAATTAGAAGTGCCACTGCTAAAATTAGACCCGAGGATTTGAATACAGGCACAAAGACTAGCACCTCCTCTAGAGCATTCGCCCGTAGTTTAGGTTGCCCGCACGATGATGCTGGCCATGCCATTGCGAATAGACTAGGAGGTTCTGGTGGTGATGATGGAGTATTCCCCCAAACTCTGGGCATTAACCGTGGCCAATATAGAACTCACGAAGCTCAAATTGCAGAAAAAGTTAAAGCTGGTGACAATGTAATTGTCAGAGTCGTTCCACAGTATGACAAGGGCTCCACTAGGCCTCATTCTGTTTTATACCAAACAAGAATAAATGGCAAAACCACTACGAGAGTCTTTGACAATCCTTTAAAATGTTGTTGCGGAGAAAAAAAATGA
- a CDS encoding type VI secretion system Vgr family protein, producing MDLSSLLASFASAFNQDQRLLTLELGGGHVAAEQLLPQSLDGEEGVSQAYRHVVTCLSPDGAIELKTLLGQSARIGIADPAGRESLRCGVVSQARLLGSDGGFSQYQLTIEPPIALLRHRRTSRVFQDMTVPDIVQQIVHEHQAANPVFARAQALEFKVGPAQPRSYCLQYREDDFSFIVRLLHEEGYAWRFEHLDGDSPQVKLAVFDDVYSLPPAEVERVRFHRSDATEEEDGLTDWSASRRIVPGNVALATFDYQPVSTQHTGDSSQIDQGQGGQALQSSLQDYDPQSLYYAGDAEQLSHYARLRQQAHDRLAKQFEGAGSIRGLTAGQWFRLDDHPAHDGDSHEQREFVVTGQRLQARNNLPTDLKAILPAGEPADAPFSTQIQAQRRGIPLTPAYAGTEHAKPKSRGVQTATVVGPAGEEVHTDAQGRIKVQFHWQRPEEHPAIGAGLDDKSSCWLRVAMPSAGAGWGHQFIPRIGQEVLVDFIEGDIDRPLITGVLYNGSHPTPDFSGAGSLPANKTLSGIKSKEHQGGGYNELLFDDTPGEVRAKLSSEPGKTQLNQGYLAHPRSNGKAQPRGDGFELRTDNHGAIRAAHGLLLSTEAQNGAGGKQLAREHAQSQLDAALSLSQALAETATGQLADAMETGPDEIGPDNVKAGKKSDGHLQHHADALKAWEAGSNTDKDGKTAKDQAGQQPLLILSAPAGIASLTEQSQTLSAGQNLNLVAQRDANHATGRRWLHNVGQHISLFVSGVKDKVALKLIAAKGKVQVQAQSDAMELTADKELTITSAKGKVQIAASQEVLLTSGGGYIRIAGGNIEIHCPSEVSVKGASHSLSGPASLSTPTPAFAKPGTGNLQVIHEFANGVSMNQGKFVVTDALGVKHKGVLDEAGKAMVHGLPVGPAQVDFLGRPNKDKADIFPFVPQPEEAVKQLVGGEAVKKQAMSQLSSLVGKTLPPGVAAAAGQLSQAKNTLDQAKQVAGQAQAMLQQARDVKQLASSAATVPNAANLLKKIL from the coding sequence ATGGACCTTAGCTCACTCCTCGCCAGTTTCGCCTCCGCCTTCAACCAGGACCAACGCCTGCTCACGCTGGAGCTGGGCGGCGGGCACGTCGCCGCCGAGCAGCTGCTGCCGCAAAGCCTGGACGGCGAGGAAGGGGTGTCACAGGCCTATCGCCATGTCGTGACCTGCTTGTCTCCCGACGGCGCCATCGAGCTCAAGACCCTGCTCGGCCAATCCGCCCGCATCGGCATCGCCGACCCCGCCGGCCGCGAGAGCCTGCGCTGCGGCGTGGTCAGCCAGGCCAGGCTGCTGGGCTCCGACGGCGGCTTTTCCCAGTACCAGCTGACCATCGAGCCGCCGATCGCGCTGCTGCGCCATCGCCGCACCTCCCGCGTGTTCCAGGACATGACGGTGCCGGACATCGTCCAGCAGATCGTCCACGAGCATCAGGCGGCCAACCCGGTGTTCGCCCGCGCGCAAGCCCTCGAGTTCAAGGTGGGGCCGGCCCAGCCCCGCAGTTATTGCTTACAATATCGCGAAGACGACTTCAGCTTCATCGTCCGCCTGCTGCATGAAGAGGGCTACGCCTGGCGCTTCGAGCACCTGGACGGAGACAGCCCCCAGGTCAAGCTGGCGGTGTTCGACGACGTCTACAGCCTGCCGCCGGCCGAAGTGGAGCGAGTGCGCTTCCACCGCAGCGACGCCACCGAAGAAGAGGACGGCCTCACCGACTGGAGCGCCAGCCGCCGGATCGTCCCCGGCAACGTGGCGCTGGCCACCTTCGACTACCAGCCGGTGTCCACCCAGCACACCGGCGACAGCAGCCAGATCGACCAGGGCCAGGGCGGCCAGGCGCTGCAATCCAGCCTGCAGGACTACGACCCGCAAAGTCTTTACTACGCCGGCGACGCCGAGCAGCTCAGCCACTACGCCCGGCTGCGGCAGCAGGCGCACGACCGGCTGGCCAAGCAATTCGAAGGCGCCGGCTCCATCCGTGGCCTCACCGCCGGCCAATGGTTCCGCCTGGACGACCACCCGGCGCACGACGGCGACAGCCACGAGCAGCGCGAATTCGTCGTCACCGGCCAACGCCTCCAGGCGCGCAACAACCTGCCGACCGACCTGAAAGCCATCCTGCCGGCCGGCGAACCCGCCGACGCCCCATTTAGCACCCAGATCCAGGCCCAGCGCCGCGGCATCCCGCTGACCCCGGCCTACGCCGGTACAGAACACGCCAAACCGAAATCGCGCGGCGTGCAGACCGCCACCGTGGTCGGCCCGGCCGGCGAAGAAGTCCACACCGACGCCCAGGGCCGGATCAAGGTGCAGTTCCACTGGCAGCGGCCGGAAGAACACCCCGCCATCGGCGCCGGCCTCGACGACAAATCCTCCTGCTGGCTGCGCGTCGCCATGCCATCAGCCGGCGCCGGCTGGGGCCACCAGTTCATCCCGCGCATCGGCCAGGAAGTGCTGGTCGACTTCATCGAAGGCGACATCGACCGCCCGCTGATCACCGGCGTGCTGTACAACGGCAGCCACCCCACGCCCGACTTCAGCGGCGCCGGCAGCCTGCCCGCCAACAAGACCCTGTCCGGCATCAAATCCAAAGAACATCAGGGCGGCGGCTACAACGAGCTGCTGTTCGACGACACCCCCGGCGAAGTGCGCGCCAAGCTGTCCAGCGAACCGGGCAAAACCCAGCTCAACCAGGGCTACCTCGCCCATCCGCGCAGCAACGGCAAGGCCCAGCCGCGCGGCGACGGCTTCGAGCTGCGCACCGACAATCATGGCGCCATCCGCGCCGCCCACGGCCTGCTGCTGTCCACCGAAGCGCAGAACGGCGCCGGCGGCAAACAGCTCGCCAGAGAACACGCGCAAAGCCAGCTCGACGCCGCGCTCTCCCTCAGCCAAGCGCTGGCCGAAACCGCCACCGGCCAGCTGGCCGACGCCATGGAGACCGGCCCCGACGAGATCGGCCCGGACAACGTCAAGGCCGGCAAGAAGAGCGATGGCCACCTGCAACACCACGCCGACGCGCTGAAGGCCTGGGAAGCGGGATCGAACACCGACAAGGACGGCAAAACCGCGAAAGACCAAGCCGGCCAGCAGCCGCTGCTGATCCTGTCCGCACCCGCAGGCATCGCCTCCCTGACCGAGCAAAGCCAAACCCTCAGCGCTGGCCAGAACCTGAATCTGGTCGCCCAGCGCGACGCCAACCACGCGACCGGCCGACGCTGGCTGCACAACGTCGGCCAGCACATCAGCCTGTTCGTGTCGGGGGTGAAAGACAAGGTGGCGCTGAAGCTGATCGCGGCGAAGGGCAAGGTGCAGGTGCAGGCGCAGAGCGACGCGATGGAGCTGACGGCGGATAAGGAGCTGACCATCACCTCCGCCAAGGGCAAGGTGCAGATCGCCGCCAGCCAGGAAGTGCTGCTCACCAGCGGCGGCGGCTACATCCGCATCGCCGGCGGCAATATCGAAATCCACTGCCCCAGCGAAGTGAGCGTCAAGGGCGCCAGCCATAGCCTGAGCGGCCCGGCCAGCCTCAGCACCCCCACCCCGGCATTCGCCAAGCCCGGCACCGGCAATCTGCAGGTCATCCACGAGTTCGCCAACGGCGTCTCGATGAACCAGGGCAAGTTCGTCGTCACCGACGCGCTGGGCGTCAAACACAAGGGCGTGCTGGACGAGGCCGGCAAGGCGATGGTGCACGGCTTGCCGGTGGGCCCCGCCCAGGTCGACTTCCTGGGCCGGCCGAACAAGGACAAGGCCGACATCTTCCCCTTTGTGCCACAGCCGGAAGAAGCGGTGAAACAGCTGGTGGGCGGAGAGGCGGTGAAGAAGCAGGCGATGAGCCAGCTCTCCAGCCTGGTGGGCAAGACCTTGCCGCCCGGCGTCGCCGCGGCCGCCGGCCAACTGTCCCAAGCCAAGAATACGCTGGACCAGGCCAAGCAAGTGGCCGGCCAGGCGCAGGCCATGCTGCAGCAGGCGCGCGATGTGAAGCAACTGGCTTCTTCCGCCGCCACCGTCCCGAACGCAGCCAATCTGCTCAAGAAAATACTGTAA
- a CDS encoding RTX toxin produces the protein MIEFSSLQSFQRADAGARSQILAEGRFAVAGREFLVQADQQTIRQATPEAAAFHQGASSALDGRGQSWLPQLQSALFPQPSQLAGRLEANLSALPLTLLKPDDQAFLASTGRKFAGISIDRPSQALSQVRDAFQSVIARADESSLRQLDQSLERWQQDKPKEFANRGQHAAGLRREIAQVISHLQAERAKAAGLHGISLPPAVASQFADKVAFDGIGRVMGLKTELGAGEIEQLQNRQTTSLTRLNAAGERTAPKTENASLVAFVDALRQDGGATALSLADRAQGLWLSGQVNTQQSIELYQDAVRQLSGQPHLAGLAESLLADARKEKTTGQYLDNLFGRYFDSEFAHALVERPSDAALSTSAQIGDALVKAFDSYFEQLPINDADRAKRLDSKMEAFAKAISKDTRPWFSEVPELTRFLAQPSHANFQAMMGKVDNGFDMIKVPFLAVKMAITEGMGLNMADWKRAGDRFYTDHITKARSTSEVVSENEDRSIKVTLKEQQTRGYGTLLPHQQVEQQRHDGFLSGRNVAAGRILTPGKETAFERNALSQGQSVVTGASGSTNIMVHLNQHLAGELDGFSPEQAYLNTLAFLVFDGGHSVNESLSVYQALAETGDKRAEVLQSYTADYRDLIKLAPTGSQESVEQALAAAFDKTVDLNRQLQS, from the coding sequence GTGATCGAATTCAGCTCCCTGCAATCCTTCCAGCGCGCCGACGCCGGCGCGCGCAGCCAGATTCTGGCCGAAGGCCGTTTCGCCGTAGCCGGCCGCGAGTTTCTGGTCCAGGCCGATCAACAAACCATCCGCCAAGCCACGCCGGAAGCCGCCGCCTTCCATCAAGGCGCATCGTCTGCGCTGGATGGCCGCGGCCAATCCTGGCTGCCGCAGCTGCAAAGCGCGCTGTTCCCGCAGCCTTCCCAGCTGGCGGGCAGGCTGGAAGCCAATCTGTCGGCACTGCCGCTCACGCTGCTGAAGCCGGACGATCAGGCCTTCCTCGCCTCCACTGGCCGTAAATTCGCCGGCATTTCCATCGACCGGCCCAGCCAGGCCTTGAGCCAAGTGCGCGACGCGTTCCAGTCCGTCATCGCCCGCGCCGACGAAAGCAGCCTGCGCCAGTTGGATCAGTCGCTGGAGCGCTGGCAGCAGGACAAGCCCAAGGAGTTCGCCAACCGCGGCCAGCATGCGGCCGGCTTGCGCCGCGAAATCGCCCAAGTCATCTCCCACTTGCAGGCGGAGCGCGCCAAGGCGGCCGGCTTGCACGGCATTTCGCTGCCGCCCGCCGTCGCCAGCCAGTTCGCCGATAAAGTGGCCTTCGACGGCATCGGCCGAGTGATGGGCCTGAAAACCGAGCTTGGCGCAGGAGAGATCGAACAGTTGCAAAACCGGCAAACCACCTCGCTCACCCGGCTGAACGCCGCCGGCGAGCGCACCGCGCCCAAAACCGAAAACGCCAGCCTGGTCGCCTTCGTCGACGCGCTGCGCCAGGACGGCGGCGCCACCGCCCTGTCGCTGGCCGATCGCGCGCAAGGCCTGTGGCTGAGCGGCCAGGTCAACACCCAGCAAAGCATCGAGCTGTATCAGGATGCCGTGCGCCAACTGAGCGGCCAACCGCATCTGGCCGGGCTGGCGGAATCCTTGCTGGCCGACGCCCGCAAGGAAAAAACCACCGGGCAATATCTGGATAATCTGTTCGGCCGTTACTTCGATTCCGAATTCGCCCACGCGCTGGTGGAACGGCCCTCCGACGCCGCCTTGTCCACCTCCGCCCAAATCGGCGACGCGCTGGTGAAAGCGTTCGACAGCTACTTCGAGCAGTTGCCCATAAACGACGCCGATCGCGCCAAGCGGCTGGACAGCAAGATGGAAGCCTTCGCCAAGGCCATTTCCAAGGACACCCGCCCCTGGTTCAGCGAAGTGCCGGAGCTTACCCGCTTCCTGGCCCAGCCCAGCCACGCCAACTTCCAGGCGATGATGGGCAAGGTGGACAATGGCTTCGACATGATCAAGGTGCCGTTCCTGGCGGTGAAGATGGCGATTACCGAAGGCATGGGCCTGAACATGGCTGACTGGAAACGCGCCGGCGACCGCTTCTACACCGACCACATCACCAAGGCGCGCTCCACCAGCGAGGTGGTCAGCGAGAATGAAGACCGCTCGATCAAGGTCACGCTGAAGGAGCAGCAAACCCGCGGCTACGGCACCCTGCTGCCGCATCAGCAGGTGGAACAGCAACGCCACGACGGTTTCCTGAGCGGGCGCAACGTCGCCGCCGGCCGCATCCTGACGCCGGGCAAGGAGACCGCGTTCGAGCGCAACGCGCTGTCACAGGGCCAGTCGGTGGTGACCGGCGCATCCGGCTCCACCAACATCATGGTTCACCTGAATCAGCACCTGGCGGGCGAGCTTGACGGTTTCTCCCCGGAGCAGGCCTATCTCAACACTCTGGCCTTCCTGGTATTCGACGGCGGCCATTCTGTGAACGAAAGCCTCTCCGTGTACCAGGCGCTGGCGGAAACCGGCGACAAGCGCGCCGAAGTCCTGCAAAGCTATACCGCCGATTACCGCGACCTGATCAAGCTGGCGCCGACTGGCAGCCAGGAGTCCGTCGAGCAGGCGCTGGCGGCGGCGTTTGACAAAACGGTGGATTTGAACCGCCAACTGCAGTCATAA
- a CDS encoding CesT family type III secretion system chaperone, which produces MSNGYADIALAEFCQRNRLPELRFDSQGLCHLLLDGDLPVTLRNVPQRQRVTVIVQVQPQLPDHPSRAWLEASLSAALNPMLDDQPGLGWHPEMGVVAYAHLDQSPDTAAQLETTLAQLAEWVRDWRETHAR; this is translated from the coding sequence ATGTCCAACGGTTACGCCGACATCGCGCTGGCGGAGTTCTGCCAGCGCAACCGACTGCCCGAGCTGCGCTTCGACTCGCAGGGGCTTTGCCACCTGCTGCTGGATGGCGATCTGCCCGTCACCCTGCGCAACGTTCCGCAGCGCCAGCGCGTCACCGTCATCGTTCAAGTCCAGCCGCAGTTGCCCGACCATCCTTCCCGCGCCTGGCTGGAAGCCAGCCTGTCCGCCGCGCTCAACCCCATGCTGGACGACCAGCCGGGCTTGGGCTGGCACCCGGAAATGGGCGTGGTGGCCTACGCGCATCTGGACCAATCGCCAGACACCGCCGCCCAGTTGGAAACCACGCTGGCCCAACTGGCCGAGTGGGTGCGCGACTGGCGCGAAACCCACGCCCGCTAA
- a CDS encoding DUF924 family protein produces the protein MPIPMESPDAVLRFWRDARADWFSQDPAFDRRFAERFAALHKLAAHGQLSAWRSAPQGSLALAILLDQYPRNAFRGAPRMYATDTQALAIVRAALAAGHWDAAGDLRLFLCLPFAHSENMADQTLSVALNARLGQPWLSHAEGHRDIIRRFGRFPHRNAILGRPSTPAETAFLANGGFSG, from the coding sequence ATGCCCATCCCGATGGAATCGCCCGACGCCGTGCTGCGCTTCTGGCGCGATGCGCGCGCCGACTGGTTCAGCCAAGACCCGGCTTTCGACCGCCGCTTTGCCGAACGCTTTGCCGCGCTCCACAAGCTTGCGGCCCACGGCCAGCTATCCGCCTGGCGGAGCGCGCCTCAAGGCAGCCTGGCGCTCGCGATCCTGCTGGACCAATACCCGCGCAACGCGTTTCGCGGCGCGCCGCGCATGTACGCCACCGACACCCAGGCGCTGGCCATCGTCCGCGCCGCGCTCGCCGCCGGCCACTGGGATGCGGCAGGCGATCTGCGGCTGTTTCTCTGCCTGCCCTTCGCCCACTCGGAAAACATGGCCGACCAAACACTGTCCGTCGCCCTCAACGCCCGCCTGGGCCAGCCCTGGCTGAGCCATGCCGAAGGCCACCGCGACATCATCCGCCGCTTCGGCCGCTTTCCGCACCGCAACGCCATCCTCGGCCGGCCGTCCACGCCGGCGGAAACCGCCTTTCTGGCAAACGGCGGCTTCTCCGGCTGA